One part of the Glycine max cultivar Williams 82 chromosome 14, Glycine_max_v4.0, whole genome shotgun sequence genome encodes these proteins:
- the LOC100775886 gene encoding cytochrome P450 90A1, whose amino-acid sequence MASFIIIPLLLLFISAVHLFLHRRSRCRRLRLPPGTLGLPFVGETLQLISAYKSDNPEPFMDQRVKRYGPIFTTHVFGEPTVFSADPETNRFILLNEGKLFECSYPGSISNLLGKHSLLLMKGSLHKRMHSLTMSFANSSIIKDHLLVDIDRLIRLNLDSWSDRILLMEEAKKITFELTVKQLMSFDPGEWTETLRKEYVLVIEGFFSVPLPLFSSTYRRAIKARTKVAEALTLVVRERRKESVMGEKKNDMLGALLASGYHFSDEEIVDFMLALLVAGYETTSTIMTLAVKFLTETPLALAQLKEEHDQIRAKKSCPEAPLEWTDYKSMAFTQCVVNETLRVANIIGAIFRRAMTDINIKGYTIPKGWRVVASFRAVHLNPDHYKDARTFNPWRWQSNSEASSPSNVYTPFGGGPRLCPGYELARVVLSVFLHRIVTRYSWFPAEEDKLVFFPTTRTQKRYPIIVKRREESRLSKSP is encoded by the exons ATGGCATCTTTCATCATCATACCACTCCTCCTTCTTTTCATCTCCGCCGTCCATCTCTTCCTCCACCGCCGGTCCCGCTGCCGGCGCCTCCGCCTACCGCCGGGGACGCTCGGACTCCCCTTTGTTGGTGAAACCTTACAGCTCATATCAGCTTATAAAAGTGACAACCCGGAACCCTTCATGGACCAGCGCGTGAAACGCTACGGTCCAATCTTCACCACCCACGTGTTCGGCGAACCCACCGTTTTCTCGGCCGACCCGGAAACGAACCGGTTCATTTTGTTGAACGAAGGGAAATTGTTCGAATGTAGCTATCCCGGTTCGATATCGAACCTCCTCGGGAAACACTCTCTGCTCCTCATGAAGGGCTCTCTCCACAAGAGAATGCACTCCCTCACCATGAGCTTCGCCAACTCCTCCATCATCAAAGACCATTTATTGGTCGACATAGACCGCCTCATCCGGCTCAATCTGGATTCCTGGTCCGACCGGATTCTTCTGATGGAAGAAGCCAAGAAG ATAACGTTTGAGTTGACAGTGAAGCAGCTGATGAGCTTTGATCCAGGTGAATGGACTGAGACTCTAAGGAAAGAGTACGTGCTTGTGATTGAAGGATTTTTCTCAGTCCCTTTGCCTCTCTTCTCAAGTACCTACCGTAGAGCCATTAAG gCTAGGACGAAGGTGGCAGAGGCATTAACATTGGTAGTGAgggagagaagaaaagaaagcgtAATGGGGGAGAAAAAGAATGACATGCTGGGGGCATTGTTGGCCTCCGGCTACCACTTTTCCGACGAGGAAATAGTCGATTTTATGTTGGCTTTGCTCGTCGCCGGCTATGAAACCACCTCTACAATAATGACTCTTGCCGTCAAGTTCCTCACCGAGACTCCTCTAGCATTGGCACAACTCAAG GAAGAGCATGATCAAATCAGAGCCAAGAAGAGTTGCCCAGAGGCACCACTGGAGTGGACAGATTATAAGTCAATGGCATTTACTCAATGT GTTGTGAATGAGACTTTGAGGGTGGCAAACATAATAGGTGCGATATTCAGGAGAGCAATGACAGACATCAACATAAAAG GTTACACTATCCCAAAGGGATGGAGGGTCGTTGCTTCATTTCGTGCGGTACATCTAAACCCTGACCATTACAAAGATGCCCGCACCTTCAATCCATGGCGATGGCAg AGTAACTCAGAAGCAAGTAGCCCTTCGAATGTATATACCCCTTTTGGAGGAGGTCCACGTCTATGCCCTGGGTATGAGCTAGCCAGAGTGGTGCTCTCTGTCTTCCTTCACCGCATTGTCACCCGTTATAG TTGGTTTCCAGCAGAAGAAGATAAGTTGGTGTTTTTCCCAACCACTAGGACTCAGAAGAGGTATCCTATCATAGTGAAGCGTAGAGAGGAGTCCAGACTAAGTAAATCGCCATGA